TACATTTGAAGTGCAAATTGATCTGCCCCAAAATTGCATGCTTATCTGCGTTTTGGGGCTTTTCATTTTCCACATCCCATTGTGAAATCCTTCATAGATAAGCCTTTTGAGTTTTCAGGTTGACCCTTACTAGAGGAAGACTGCTTGCAATGGAGTCTGTAACTAAGAGTTTAAAGTCTATTTATTTTAAAATAGCTAGTACTGTTTTTCCTCCTTTTACATTCTCATTCAGGGCTACTTTAATTTCTGCATTAACCGGTATAAAAACATCAACCCGGGACCCAAATCTGATGAAGCCAATTTCATCACCAGCTTTTAACACCTCGCCGCCTTTCAAGTAGCAAACGATTCTACGGGCCATAAAACCTGCAATCTGCCGAAACAAAATTTCTTCCTGACCATTACTGATAACAATTGTATTGTGTTCGTTGTCAATGGATGATTTTGGATGCCATGCTACAAGATAATTTCCTTTGTGATACTTTACATATTTTACTTCACCGCCGACAGGAGTCCTGTTTACATGAACATTGGCTGGTGACATGAAAATGGAAAGTTGTTTTTTCTTTGCCTGAAAGTATTCTTTCTCCTCCGTTTCCTCAATAACCACAATTTTTCCATCAGCAGGTGCAATTACCTCATTATCTTTTGCATCGGTAAAACGGTTGGGATTTCTAAAAAAAGAAACAACGGCTAAAAAGAAAAGCAATGAAAT
Above is a genomic segment from Chitinophagales bacterium containing:
- a CDS encoding phosphatidylserine decarboxylase family protein — encoded protein: MYRIHKEGIKILIIVFVVLTAINLFLCVFLLEFLIWKLILSFISLLFFLAVVSFFRNPNRFTDAKDNEVIAPADGKIVVIEETEEKEYFQAKKKQLSIFMSPANVHVNRTPVGGEVKYVKYHKGNYLVAWHPKSSIDNEHNTIVISNGQEEILFRQIAGFMARRIVCYLKGGEVLKAGDEIGFIRFGSRVDVFIPVNAEIKVALNENVKGGKTVLAILK